One window of the Pyrus communis chromosome 17, drPyrComm1.1, whole genome shotgun sequence genome contains the following:
- the LOC137723737 gene encoding nuclear transcription factor Y subunit C-3-like has product MDPQGHHQPQSMGMVGSGAQLTYGSNPYQHNQMVGSPNPGSVAATVGAMQSASQSPGAQLAQHQLAYQHIHQQQQQQLQQQLQTFWTNQYQEIDKVTDFKNHSLPLARIKKIMKADEDVRMISAEAPVIFARACEMFILELTLRSWNHTEENKRRTLQKNDIAAAITRTDIFDFLVDIVPREDLKDEVLASIPRGTVSVGGPDDALPYCYMPPQHAPQVGDPGMIMGKPMMDPSMYAQQSHPYMTQPMWQQAPDQQQSPSDH; this is encoded by the coding sequence ATGGATCCGCAAGGGCATCACCAACCCCAATCTATGGGGATGGTAGGTAGTGGAGCTCAGTTGACATACGGTTCTAACCCGTATCAGCATAATCAAATGGTCGGGAGCCCAAATCCGGGGTCAGTTGCCGCAACAGTGGGAGCTATGCAATCCGCTAGTCAATCACCTGGAGCTCAGCTTGCGCAGCACCAGCTTGCTTATCAGCATAtccaccagcagcagcagcaacaacttCAGCAGCAGCTGCAAACTTTCTGGACAAATCAGTATCAAGAAATCGACAAGGTGACAGATTTCAAGAACCATAGCCTTCCCCTAGCAAGGATCAAGAAGATTATGAAGGCCGATGAGGATGTGAGAATGATATCAGCCGAGGCACCTGTGATATTTGCCAGGGCATGTGAAATGTTCATATTGGAATTGACATTGCGGTCGTGGAATCACACGGAAGAGAATAAGCGGAGGACACTCCAGAAGAATGACATTGCAGCTGCAATCACAAGGACagatatctttgatttcttggtagACATTGTGCCAAGAGAGGATCTGAAAGACGAAGTCCTTGCATCGATTCCCAGGGGTACAGTGTCTGTTGGGGGGCCTGATGATGCACTTCCATACTGCTATATGCCGCCTCAGCACGCACCTCAGGTGGGGGATCCCGGGATGATTATGGGTAAGCCTATGATGGATCCGTCTATGTATGCCCAACAGTCTCACCCCTACATGACCCAGCCAATGTGGCAGCAGGCACCGGACCAGCAGCAGTCGCCATCAGATCATTAG